Part of the Syntrophorhabdales bacterium genome, GCGGTGAGACCGTACACCTCCTTGAGATTGATATCCTCGGGTACGGACGCGAGCAGCGCCTCTGCAATGCCCTGGTCCGCCTGGCGGTAGCGAAGCTTCGCATCAAGGGTGATTTTCTTGCTCCCCCGCGGAACGCCTATGGCGTAGAACACATCTTTGTAGCCTTTCGGGGGGATGGTGTCGTGCCGGGAGAATGAAGTCACAACCCACGGGTCAACGGCGAAGTGGAAATCCTTCCCCATCCCGTCGGAGTTTAGTACGCGGGTATTTTCCACCAGATGCCCTTTTGCGTCAATGGTTCCGCTGGTTGCAATGACTTTGCCTTTTTCATCTTTGGCAGTTATTTCCAGCCACATCTGGCGGACATTGGTGAGAGACGTAGGGAGGTTATGGCCAGCGCGAAGGTTCTTAACCCGGACTTTGACCTCTGTCAACTTTCCATTCTGATAGACGGGAGAAACTTCCAGGTCAGCCGCGGCCTGAAGACGCTTCACCGCCATCTCGTACTTTTCCTTGAGCAGGGCCGCCTTCTTTTCGTCCCCGGCTTTTTTTGCCGCCCCTGATGCCAGGTAGTAGAGGAGATAGTTGGCACCATTGAAGTAGTGACGGTATTCCTTGCGGTCAGGCTTACGGAACTCATCCGCAGCGCGCATAAAAGCCGCCAGATCTACCATGTGGCAATCCTGGCAAAGAATCTCTTTCTGAGCGTACGCGCCGTGCTTCCATTCCAGATAGGTTGCCTCCAGGGGGAAGTGGTCCTCATAGTGGTAGACCTGGTGGCATCCGGCGCAGAGATCTGCACGCAGATGCAATGAGCTTTCAGCACATTCGTGGAAACCCCCACCGCAGTCAGCCGAAGGTTTGGCCGGACCGCGCTTGACGAGTTTCGGCCCGCTGGCGGTGTCAACACCCGGCGTCAGAATCAGCGATCCGTTTTCGGGCTCGTGCGAAGGCGTCAGCCAATGCGTGACACCGCTCACAGAGTGGCAGATGTCACAGGAGACACCAGCTAGGGCCAAGGGACTGAGGCCTGAGAGGCCCGGCTTTTTAATCTCCCCGGTGACCATCCCGGCCGGGGAGTGGCAGCCTTCGCACTGACGGGTAACATCCTTCCCCACAGCCTTGACGGCCCGGTTCAACTCTCCCTGGTAGACAGGATCCTGAAAAGACAGCGCATGCATCGATCCGCTCCACTCTTCGTACTGCCTGGCATGGCAGCCGGCACATTCTTCCGGTGCAGTGAAGTTGGCTGTCGATTTATTCCACGTAAACAGAGACGGATAGTAAGGGTAGAGGTCCCTGTCCACATCAAACACTTTGGATGCGGCAAAAGCAGTCCCGGCCAACAGCAGCAAACCCGGAAGGATAGACCAGATAATCATTCTCCTCTGTTTCATGGGGCTCTCCTCGATCGCGTTAATATCACTTGAGGCGACCGCCCCTCTTAGGGGTCGAATCGCGTCGCTTTCTTGCCAGTTTGGCAAACGTCTCGCTCTTTAATCTCTTCTCTACCTGCCTCTTCAGGTCTACCCAGACCGGGTGAACGACGCACGTGCTGCTCAGGCTGCATCTCCGCTTATCGACGGCGCATTCGTTCGCCGCCGAAACCCCCTGCACGGCTTCTATCACCTCGAGAAGGTTAATCTGGTCCGGCTTCCTGGCGAGCTCATACCCCCCGCTGATCCCCTGCGTCGATCTCACAATTCCCTTCCTCGAAAGAGCCTGCAGAATTTTCGAAAGGAAGCTCACCGGTATGGCCATGGATTTCGAAACTTCCTTTACGTTGACAACACGTCCCTCCTCCCTCGACAGCAGGAGGACGCATCTCACGGCATAATCCGCCTTTCGCGTGATGTACATGTCGCTTACTTGAAGAATCTCCCAAGGAAGCCCTTTAACATCATTGCGTGGCGCGCTTCATCCCTGGATGATTCATTGAAAAGGTCCTGCGCTTCATCAACCTTTACCTCTCGCGCCTTGATGGCCGATTCGTGCTTTCCCTTGTTCGCCCCCATCTCTCCGTTGAGCATCTTCTCCAGATTCTCTTTTGTATTCCCCGATATGAGGCCGTTCAGCTCCGCATACCGTGCCGCATGTTCAGCCTCCTCCCAGGCAATCCTCTTGAGACCCTCCGCGATCTCCGCATAACCTTCGCGCTGGGCCTGCCGCGCCATCGCGAGATACAGACCTACTTCCTGGGTCTCCCCACGAAAATTTGCCATAACAGCCTCTTCAACGGCCGTCCCTTTAGCCACGCCAAGCTTGTTCACATTTGTCAGCTCCATAGTCTTTCCTCCTTTAAATAGGACTATTTTAGTCCAATTTTACCTTTGGGACAGAACCTTGTCAAGGGATTTTTGCTTTTAGGGTGTCGACGGAGCTGTCGATGCAGGAAATCGAAAACGGGTTCCCGAGCAGCTTGCAGCTTTTTTAGTATTAATTAGGCGCTACTATATACTTTTTAGCATACATTATATGATACTAATGGCTTTACTAACACACAGATAGGTGTCAGAAGGGCGCGCCCCGCACTATCTTTCGGGCCTGACGCAACTGTTGCTGTTAGCTTACATTTGCTATATTTCGTATTATATATGTATTGTATCGACGCTTCTCCTTGCACTTCGACTGACGCCGTGAGAAAATGTGCGAATGACGAATGGAGAGCAAAACCTTACATGAAGCCCTACGATCTGGTGTTTGTCGGCCATGTAACCTTCGATGACATCGAGGCGCATGAAGGATCCTCCAGAGACGTGCCCGGAGGTGCGCCCCTCTTCGGCGCAATCGCTGCTGCGCCGTCCGGTA contains:
- a CDS encoding cytochrome c family protein, giving the protein MKQRRMIIWSILPGLLLLAGTAFAASKVFDVDRDLYPYYPSLFTWNKSTANFTAPEECAGCHARQYEEWSGSMHALSFQDPVYQGELNRAVKAVGKDVTRQCEGCHSPAGMVTGEIKKPGLSGLSPLALAGVSCDICHSVSGVTHWLTPSHEPENGSLILTPGVDTASGPKLVKRGPAKPSADCGGGFHECAESSLHLRADLCAGCHQVYHYEDHFPLEATYLEWKHGAYAQKEILCQDCHMVDLAAFMRAADEFRKPDRKEYRHYFNGANYLLYYLASGAAKKAGDEKKAALLKEKYEMAVKRLQAAADLEVSPVYQNGKLTEVKVRVKNLRAGHNLPTSLTNVRQMWLEITAKDEKGKVIATSGTIDAKGHLVENTRVLNSDGMGKDFHFAVDPWVVTSFSRHDTIPPKGYKDVFYAIGVPRGSKKITLDAKLRYRQADQGIAEALLASVPEDINLKEVYGLTAVPALPVVDMVVKQTSFSYIK
- a CDS encoding Rrf2 family transcriptional regulator, encoding MYITRKADYAVRCVLLLSREEGRVVNVKEVSKSMAIPVSFLSKILQALSRKGIVRSTQGISGGYELARKPDQINLLEVIEAVQGVSAANECAVDKRRCSLSSTCVVHPVWVDLKRQVEKRLKSETFAKLARKRRDSTPKRGGRLK
- a CDS encoding ferritin family protein; this translates as MELTNVNKLGVAKGTAVEEAVMANFRGETQEVGLYLAMARQAQREGYAEIAEGLKRIAWEEAEHAARYAELNGLISGNTKENLEKMLNGEMGANKGKHESAIKAREVKVDEAQDLFNESSRDEARHAMMLKGFLGRFFK